The DNA region ATTCGATAAGCTCGCCGGTTTTTTCAAACGAGGATAAAAGAAAAGCATTCCAGCTTGCTATTATAAAAGGGATGAGGGAAGCTTCCCAGCCAAATCATCAAATGACCCCAGACTCCATTGGATTATTTATCAGCTACTTGATCGGAAAGTTCATGGACGGTCATCAGCGATTCTCCTTGCTTGATCCAGCAGTGGGAACAGGAAATTTACTTTTTACGATCATGAACTATCTTAAGAAGGATGATTTAAACGCTATTGGCGTCGATGTTGATGATTTATTGCTTCGTCTTGCATTTGCCGGGGCGAACTTATTGGAGCAGCCGATTGAATTCTTCAATCAAGATGCATTGGAGAAGCTCTTTATCGATCCAGTTGACTGTGTAGTCTGTGACCTTCCTGTCGGGTATTATCCCAATGATCTAAGAGCACAGGAATTTGAGCTGAAGGCAGATGAAGGACATTCCTATGCACATCACTTATTCATCGAGCAAAGCGTCAATCATGCAAAGCCGGGAGCGTATTTGTTTTTTCTCGTGCCGAATCGATTGTTTGAATCTGAACAGGCGCCTAAACTCCGTGAATACATCAAAGAGCATGTAAATATCCAGGGCTTGATCCAACTGCCAATGTCGCTTTTCAAAAATGAACAGGCAGCGAAAAGCATTTTTGTTCTGCAAAGAAAAGGCGAGGGCATTGAACCACCAAAGCAAGGGCTAATGGTTAACCTGCCAAAAATGTCCAATCAACAAGCAATGAAGGATATATTCAGACAGATCGATGAATGGTTTGTTGAAAATAAATAAGTTTCATAAACGACTGGGGATATTTTCTCAGTCGTTTTTTTGTATAAGGTACGGTTAAACACCGCTGTTGTTTTCCGTGCAAGTCTTCGCTTTCCGCGGGCCTCACACGAAGTGAGGTCATTCGATGTTGGCCCACGACAAGGAACTCTTCGACAGCGACACATAGCAGGATGGGGAATTCTAGTGATTTTTTCGAGGACGCGCGAACATAATTGAACATCCGCCTGATCCCTCCTCGACTATTGCCTCCAGGGTATCCATGACTCCGCTTTTCCCGCCGGAGTATTCGACTTACTCCAATCAAAGGCTGGAGAGTGCTAATATCAACAATACGCTTTAATAAACAGTTTAATAAAATGGCTCTTTTCTCAAAGATTGTTGTTTTTGACAGTCTTTCTTTAAAATGACTCAACATATGTTGTTGATTGGAGCGTAAGGAATGCGCATTTTCTTCGTGCGGTGTTAGCTCACAGAAGTGAATTCAATGTCCTGGGGGATCAGCGGGCCAGATGAGCGGAGCGAGGAGGCTCACGGCACGCCCCTCGGAAAGCGAGCATCCTGCAGAGGAAATCAACCTTACACAACCTTTACGTGAAGTTTGATGCTTTCTGCTTATCTTCAATGAGGAAAATGCGAACACACCACTTTCAAATTTTTTTGAAAATATTTAATTTACCATGAAAACGATGTCATTTCAAGCTTTTTCTTGAAATAGGACTAGTACAATGTTTTAATGAGAAATTGAAAGATATATT from Falsibacillus albus includes:
- a CDS encoding class I SAM-dependent methyltransferase, giving the protein MKTSPVENLFTVFNETTEILAEELSCTYLEALAESGDNMFHGTILQDEINELSKKRLEKAYDSISSPVFSNEDKRKAFQLAIIKGMREASQPNHQMTPDSIGLFISYLIGKFMDGHQRFSLLDPAVGTGNLLFTIMNYLKKDDLNAIGVDVDDLLLRLAFAGANLLEQPIEFFNQDALEKLFIDPVDCVVCDLPVGYYPNDLRAQEFELKADEGHSYAHHLFIEQSVNHAKPGAYLFFLVPNRLFESEQAPKLREYIKEHVNIQGLIQLPMSLFKNEQAAKSIFVLQRKGEGIEPPKQGLMVNLPKMSNQQAMKDIFRQIDEWFVENK